In Deinococcus arcticus, a genomic segment contains:
- a CDS encoding HU family DNA-binding protein codes for MLLTMTKKSAKAPAKKTAAKAAPAAKAAAPKRAAGESNKVAKTQLVEMVADRTGLTKKQSEEAVSAMLDVVVGAIKGGQSVGLPGLGTLSVKATAARTGVRPGTSEKIQIPAGKKVAFKVASTLKGNL; via the coding sequence ATGCTGCTCACCATGACGAAAAAGTCTGCGAAAGCCCCCGCCAAGAAGACTGCGGCCAAGGCCGCTCCCGCCGCGAAAGCTGCCGCTCCCAAGCGCGCCGCTGGCGAGAGCAACAAGGTCGCCAAGACCCAGCTCGTGGAAATGGTCGCTGACCGCACCGGTCTGACCAAGAAGCAGAGCGAGGAAGCCGTGAGCGCCATGCTGGACGTTGTGGTGGGCGCCATCAAGGGCGGCCAGAGCGTGGGCCTGCCCGGCCTGGGCACCCTGAGCGTCAAGGCCACCGCCGCGCGCACCGGCGTGCGCCCCGGCACCTCCGAGAAGATCCAGATTCCCGCTGGCAAGAAAGTGGCCTTCAAGGTCGCCAGCACCCTCAAGGGCAACCTGTAA
- a CDS encoding response regulator — protein sequence MTRPFHVLLVDDNPADLLLAQEVFAEHSGELQIETCRSGPEALATLRQHTELPDVVMLDVNMPGMSGFEVLEALKEDARLRCIPVVMLSTSSQPGDIERAYTLHASSYMVKSGSFQAFLEQVDAFVGFWRQSRTINWPKRLHR from the coding sequence ATGACGCGCCCCTTTCATGTGCTGCTGGTGGACGACAACCCTGCCGACCTGCTGCTGGCCCAGGAAGTCTTTGCCGAGCACAGCGGCGAACTGCAGATTGAAACCTGCCGCAGTGGCCCCGAGGCCCTGGCCACCCTGCGCCAGCACACCGAGCTGCCCGACGTGGTGATGCTGGACGTGAACATGCCCGGGATGTCGGGTTTTGAGGTGCTGGAAGCCCTCAAGGAAGACGCGCGGCTGCGCTGCATTCCCGTCGTGATGCTCTCCACGTCCTCGCAGCCCGGGGACATTGAGCGGGCCTATACCCTGCACGCCAGCTCGTACATGGTGAAATCGGGCAGTTTTCAAGCCTTTCTGGAACAGGTGGACGCCTTTGTGGGATTCTGGCGCCAGAGCCGCACCATCAACTGGCCCAAGCGGCTCCACCGTTAG
- the pucL gene encoding factor-independent urate hydroxylase produces MPEALPLSTLNRLSPQQFAAHFAGVLEHSPHYAAQVAAARPYRDAESVAQAFAHAVQASAPEEQLALIRAHPDLAGKAALAGELTPESTREQAGAGLDRLSPEEYAEFQALNAAYHARFALPYVVCVREHTKASIFEGARRRLGHTPEEERAAALHEIGRIARLRVLDLVAPEPPHPQGAAMTVKVKLGENNYGKADVRLFKVFRDGPRHDIKDVQVRVAVTGDFEAAHTGGDNTGLVATDTMRNTVYALARDGLTESVEAFGKHLIRHFVTQGPRVERARVTFTQHTWARMPSGGQPHDHAFVRQMPKHTAWVEGDGQGFTVESGIEELYILKTTESGWAGFHRDAYTTLPDTHDRILATVVSARWTYAAPECDYDAVWQAVYTALLDTFPDHFSPSMQRTLYRIGEAVLTRCPEIERIHFSFPNRHHILYPLERYGLDNPGTIFHADAEPYGVIEGWVERA; encoded by the coding sequence GTGCCCGAAGCCCTGCCCCTGTCCACCCTGAACCGCCTGAGTCCCCAACAATTCGCCGCCCATTTTGCGGGCGTGCTGGAACACTCGCCGCATTACGCCGCGCAGGTGGCGGCCGCACGGCCCTACAGAGACGCCGAGAGCGTGGCCCAGGCTTTTGCCCACGCCGTCCAGGCCAGCGCCCCGGAAGAGCAGCTGGCCCTGATCCGCGCGCACCCCGATCTGGCCGGCAAGGCTGCCCTGGCCGGCGAGCTGACGCCCGAAAGCACCCGCGAACAGGCGGGCGCAGGCCTGGACCGCCTGAGCCCGGAAGAATACGCCGAGTTTCAGGCCCTGAACGCTGCCTACCACGCGCGTTTTGCCCTGCCCTACGTGGTGTGCGTGCGCGAACACACCAAGGCCAGCATCTTTGAGGGGGCCCGGCGCCGCCTGGGCCACACCCCAGAGGAAGAACGCGCGGCGGCCCTGCACGAGATAGGCCGCATTGCCCGGCTGCGGGTGCTGGACCTCGTGGCCCCCGAACCCCCCCACCCCCAAGGAGCCGCCATGACGGTGAAGGTCAAGCTGGGCGAGAACAATTACGGCAAGGCGGACGTGCGCCTGTTCAAGGTTTTCCGGGACGGCCCGCGCCACGACATCAAGGACGTACAGGTGCGTGTGGCCGTCACCGGGGACTTCGAGGCCGCCCACACCGGGGGCGACAACACCGGGCTGGTGGCCACTGACACCATGCGCAACACCGTGTACGCGCTGGCCCGAGACGGCCTGACGGAGAGCGTGGAAGCGTTCGGCAAACACCTGATCCGGCATTTCGTGACCCAGGGGCCCCGGGTGGAGCGCGCGCGCGTGACCTTTACGCAACACACCTGGGCCCGGATGCCCAGTGGCGGGCAGCCCCACGACCACGCCTTTGTACGCCAGATGCCCAAGCACACCGCCTGGGTGGAGGGGGACGGTCAGGGCTTCACGGTGGAAAGCGGCATAGAAGAGCTGTACATCCTGAAAACCACGGAAAGCGGCTGGGCCGGCTTTCACCGCGACGCCTATACCACCCTGCCCGACACGCACGACCGCATTCTGGCCACCGTGGTCAGCGCCCGCTGGACCTACGCCGCGCCCGAGTGCGATTACGACGCGGTGTGGCAGGCGGTGTATACGGCGCTGCTGGACACCTTTCCCGATCACTTTTCGCCCTCCATGCAGCGCACCCTGTACCGCATAGGCGAGGCGGTGCTGACCCGCTGCCCGGAGATTGAGCGCATTCACTTTTCCTTTCCCAACCGCCACCACATCCTGTATCCGCTGGAGCGTTACGGCCTGGACAACCCGGGTACCATCTTTCACGCCGACGCCGAGCCCTACGGCGTGATTGAGGGCTGGGTGGAGCGGGCGTGA
- the uraH gene encoding hydroxyisourate hydrolase: MSGAGLSTHVLDTARGRPAAGIRLELFRVGERRERLCGAVTNADGRTDAPLIARGALRAGTYELVFEVAPYFADLTGGDAPFLDVVTLRFTVADAGAHYHVPLLVSPWAYSTYRGS; this comes from the coding sequence GTGAGCGGCGCCGGGCTCAGCACCCATGTGCTGGACACCGCGCGGGGCCGCCCAGCGGCAGGCATCCGGCTGGAACTGTTCCGGGTGGGCGAGAGGCGCGAGCGGCTGTGCGGGGCCGTAACCAACGCCGACGGCCGCACCGACGCCCCCCTGATCGCCCGGGGTGCCCTGAGGGCCGGCACCTACGAACTGGTGTTTGAGGTGGCTCCCTATTTTGCCGACCTGACCGGGGGCGACGCGCCCTTTCTGGACGTGGTGACCCTGCGTTTCACCGTGGCGGATGCCGGCGCGCACTACCATGTGCCGCTGCTGGTGTCACCGTGGGCATACAGCACGTACCGGGGAAGTTAA